The Oncorhynchus kisutch isolate 150728-3 linkage group LG14, Okis_V2, whole genome shotgun sequence genomic sequence tgtgttcaCGTGCGAGAGGGCATCTATGTGCTGATGATTAAATAGGAGGGTCAGCTATCCTTAAAACCAAGTgaaagtgtctgtgtgtgcatttttgtttttgttttttaacttGGCCATGTGTTACCATGTGGACATATCCTACCCCAAGCCAAGCTTGCTTACGTGTGTGCGTGTCAACCATACTTGACTTCAGGGCAAGCCACCGCATGCCTTCACTAAGATAACTTATTTTTCTTTCTCCATTTGTTCCTCTCCTTCACCTTCATCCCCCAGCGTCTTCGAGACCAGATCAAGACGTGGGTGGCCTCCAACGAGATTAAAGACAAAAGGCAGCTAGTGGAGAATCGCAAACTGATTGAGACGGTGAGTGTGTGGGACATGTTCATTAGCCACATAGTGAAGAAACAATTGGTATAAACACCTGTGGTTAGCAGGGCTTACCAAGCCACATAGTGCACTGAGGTTATTCAGACAACAGCACCTGCTTCAACAACAGCACCTGCTTCAACAACAGCACCTGCTAACACAATGAGATGGATGTGTCATCTTAGCCTATGGATCTTAATAGGGTTTTTATCGAGGGTCTCGTATCTAAGTGTGAGCATCTGTGTGGTTTTGGTTGACCTGAAACGTGGTGCTACCAAGCCAAAAATACATGGGATGGGATAATGGTGAAAAAGACACTTGGATATCAAGATGCAACTTTTTTTATTGTGGTGTTGGCCAATACAAATGCAGAAACAAACAGTGGTGACTTTTGCTAATATTATTTTTGTTAGTATTCATGTCAAAGCCATGTTCATTGTGATTACCATTATCTGTTAGCAGTAAGGTTTAAATCAGGTGttggcaactagattcagcctggGGATTTTTGTTGGAGCGGTTGGTCGGGGAAGGGGGGGGCATAATTTGTACACTGAAAATTGACCACAACTAtgcccaaaaatatttttttaaataataataatttcataCCTTGTGACATGATCACATATCTTTTTATTGTGGGAATACAGATTTAGTTAATGTAACAACATTTTTGCTTTGCAGGGCCAGATAAATATCATTACTGCAGACCCCTGGTCTATATTGAGTCTACTGCAGTTCTTTAATCATCTGCTTTTCACACCTGTGGCACTGTTCTTAGCTAAGGGCAATTCAACATAATGAAATTGCACTTTGACTCAGTTGTTTTTCcacttaaaatgtatgccaagcaaaaaccattgatttccaAGTTTAACAAAGCATACacctctatgcacaaggactactttgaacATATTCCACAGAAAAATGTACATAAACTTATTTAGTGGAAGAAGAGTCAGCATGCAGACTTTGATTATGGATTCACGGTTAAAATCTCAGGTTTTTATGCGACCAATTCTTCTAAAAATTCATATCTGctccgaattaagattcaaatatgtctgcagaaagaatggagtGTCAGCTATGGCATAGTATCttgttattgaactacagtaagtgaaatgGCTTTACACCCGGCAATGGAATTACATCATAGGTCCCATATCTGTATGACAcggaaatgcataattatggatattctcatgtttcacaagtttggacattgCAGCAGAGCACAGTGCagtagagcagagttcagtacagtacaatctactgtacactacttttctttactgtatttATTGTACTGTACTCGCTGTACTATACTGTCCGAACTTGTAAAACATGCGTCTTTGATATGTTCAGATTTGGCCCGGTCCGTCTGTAGACGTCAAGGCCAGGGTGGACTGATCAAATTTCAAAAAAGGAAATTTCAAAAtttccttttctccccaatttcgtgatatccaattgttagtagttactatcttgtcccatcgctacaactcccctaCGGGCTCGAgagagatgaaggtcgaaagccatgcgtcctccgaaacacaacacaacccaaccaagccgcactgcttcttagcaCAGCGTGCATTctacccggaagccagccgcaccaatatgtctgaggaaacaccgtgcacctggcgacctggttagcatgcactgcgcccggcccgcctcaggagtcgctagtgcgcgatgagacaaggatatccctaccggccaaaccctccctaacccggacgacgctaggccaattgtgtgtcgccccacggccggctgcgacagagcctgggcgcgaaccaatttcaactacttttcaaTGCCCATAGACACCCAGTGTTGGTaggtgctcagtgggtgaggattCTGGTTAAAGTAaatgggtaggtgtcagtaagagctgggagaggtgaCTTTAAGCTGtagagtgagagagggtgaggagttGTCCAGAGTTAGACTGTTTTAAAACTCTTGGTTTGACCACCAAACAGAAAGACAAAGAacttatgagctgaacataacaattCCGTTACTGATTTTGGGGTAATTCCGTTACCAAGTTTTAACCACTTAATTCAGAAACAATTGATATCAGTAAAATCACTATAACTAAtaattggtaggtctaccattacttgttacttctgtgaactttcattaacCTCCCTCATGGGAGGGAATATTAGAAAATATCTTACAGAAATGTGAGTTTTTGGTAACTGAATTACAAGGCACCaggcaatatttcttaaacttacagaaggctaacaagtgttgatattagttggcaagggtctttacttcaacattgtGTTATCATTTCTAATACCTTTTAAGactttctggtagatgttttctaagatCCCTTTTCAATCTGTTtatccagaaatcaaagccttggAAAATGGTTCAAATGTATCTATGCCTTCATTTGCCCCTAAATATAGACTCTTGGCTTTCATTTGACATGCTCTtatacagggttggggtcaattgaattttaattccagtcaattcagaaagttaaCACAATTGCAATTTGAAATGTTCCTAATTGAAAAGtattgaagagaattggaatttcagtgtacttcctgaattgactccaaccctgctATGAATTTcacgttggtgctcatgggtcctttgaTGGAAATGCATCGAATCATAATGTGCAAACTTTTTtttgctgtcccccccccccccccccatgctggCACTCAACGTCTAGACTCAGAAAATATCTGCGTAGCTTTGACAAGGGAGGAAAACTAAACTGATCACTGTTAGGGAAAACGGCGGCATCACCATAGCCCAATGTATGGCCCGCAGATATGATGAACAAAGGAAGTTGCTCCATAGCACTTATTGAAGACTGACTGTCTTGTTCGTCCCTCAGTATTTGAGATACGTATTGAGGTAGGGTCCTAGGAACTTAGGATAATTTGGTGACACCTGGCAGCTTGCCActttggttgtgtcccaaatggcaataGGGTATAATTTAGGACGCAGAATTTAGGTTTCAGGTCTGCAGAGCCCTACCCTGATCAAGGATTCAGCAGTCCACGCCAGTGCGGAGGCGGAATAAAAACCCCAGCGGAGACTCCATCCACaaccaggaccccccccccctcctctcaggaGAACAATTAGCCACATCAGCAACGCCAAGCATTTAGCATATACTCACCGCTCTGCTAAGCATTCACAGGCTTCATGCCGGGGCTTTAATTTAGCTTCTTGTTATGCCGTTAACAGATTAACACAGGGGGACCTACAATCTTATGTACAAAGGTGCTGCTGGGATGCTCGTGGGGACGACGCATATTACTACACTTACAGTGGCAGCTGACTTCTAGGGCAATGCATTGAAACAGTGTTgcgcgtttaaaaaaaaaaggcgCTGCATAATCAATCCGACATCTGTATTGGCCGTGCAGCATTCGCAGGGATaaggcctctgcagaagtcagggcattcatacttcttgcgcttcacggagcagagctgttgtcaaggaagtgagtttgtgtttatatagGACCGACCGTCCCCCTCGGACCGTCAACCAATcctgtcaatgcggagctatacggAGCCCTCCACATTGTTAAAAAAAATCGGGAGGCGCACGGTGATGCGGTACGGAGCTTGATTTGGTCTCCGCATGCCTCTAGAGGCTCCGCGATTGCGTCACAGGGAGCCACTGACCACATTTTTGGATCAAACATCAATTggcttttaggctgggtttacACGCCTCCAAGCATTCTCCTCTGCCATGCATCAAAATCTCAGTGAACTCTGTTGCGTGTGGAAGTCAGAGGTTGTGGAACCTCTACTGAGAACACCTAGGAGAGCATAGACAGCGTTACTAGTCAAGGAAGCACACACAGGTGTCTCAACTTAGtaatgttaagggaatttttatctataatgactaattatgtataaatttcaatcaggatgtactaatcagaatactattatgttactgtatatgtatgaattttctttcttaatcctagtactgaatataatgtgtgtaaatataatcaaggattagaacaatgacggtctgttccttggtagaaatgaatgaactaaaTCTTCAGACTGGTTGtaatgcttatctacacaagaagaaattatattaaattggtagggagacgatgtgggaaggcttgagatactgcccttgtaccagggtgggagaagagacgGGTTGGTACTGGAACTAATGACGTCaatttcagtttataacctgtggtaaactgtatcgtgttcagtactctcgtgaataaaggcTTCTATTTGACTTTAAGACCGGGCTCTGTCCATTTCTATAAAATAAGGGTCATACAAATTCTTATGAatggacagagtgtttaattttaattgggaattaaaacagaggaattaaattcctgcAACAAGTAATCACTGGCCTGATTGGGGGATGTGTACACCTGCCACACTCATCCTGAATCGTTATATTGGATGGCTTTAATTGGTGAGGACTCTGTCTCAATCTCCACCAACAGTGCCCAACAGGTACACGTTCAGTAGGTCTGAAACGGTAAGGTATTATCTGAACTTgaccaataaaaaaaaacactaccTTTCATTTACCGTTGaaaaacatttttgaaatgttttgctATGGCGCGTCCTAATGCCCTTATATGACCCTTCATTGATTGGCAACTAGTCCAATGATTTGAAATGAGCATTTGAAAACATTGGCTTTCACAAGCCAAACATTTTTGGCTCTGGCATAGCTAGCATATGGTCAAAAGAACCTGTCACCTGTAGTGATTTTATAAACCAATTCCTGCTCTCTCCCCCTTTAGCAAATGGAGCGGTTCAAGATCGTGGAGCGAGAGACCAAGACAAAGGCATACTCGAAGGAGGGGCTGGGCTTGGCACAGAAGGTGGACCCGGCCcaaagggagaaagaggaggtcgGCAATTGGCTAACGGTGAGCACTACTTTTGATTGAAAACCTTTACCCCAAAGGGAATTTGTTTCACACATGAGCACATTTCAATAATGTGGTCTGATGATGTGACAATAATGACTTAGAGATTTCATCATGCATGCTAGGCCTTTCAaagtagattttttttgttttactgcATAGTTTCTAGGgctgggacgataccagtatcgcacATTTTTCTTCCATGGAAATCGTGtttcgtgttttgtttccttgccacgatactaacgagtatcgcaatactggtatcgtcccggccctaaTAGTTTCCCCTATGAAATAGGTTATTATGAAGTGTGGTCCACACAGTTTGTGGTTGTGGTGTGATTATGGCTGTTGTGTTGGTGAAAATCATGAATGACCTTTGTTTCTCTCCCCTGTCGCCCATCAGAATACAATAGACACTCTGAACATGCAGGTGGACCAGTTTGAGAGTGAAGTGGAGTCCCTCTCAGTCCAGACTCGAAAGAAGAAGGGAGACAAAGAGGTCAATCGTCTTTTTGCCACGCCATATGGCTATCTTCTCCatatcttcctctcctccttctctccctgtttccTTCCGTACTACTTAAATCTTTTCTCATCAGATGCTGTCATTCTAACTCTTAAATTCATCTCTTATCCTGTATGTCTCTCTTTATTTTCCCGGCACGCTGCATTACCCAATGCACCAAAATGTAAAGTAGGTACCATCTACTTTACCATCTGTGTGTTCCACTTTCATGCCTCTACACATATAGCACATTTGAGATTGTTAGCCCGAACATACAGTGAGCTTTAAGCATCAACTTACACGCGCATCTCTGCTATAGAAACAGGACCGCATCGAAGAGCTGAAGCACTTCATCGAGAAACACCGGTACCACATCCGGATGCTGGAGACCATCCTGCGCATGCTGGACAACGACACCTTGCCGGTGGACTCCATTCGCAAGATCAAGGACGACGTGGAGTACTACATGGACTCGTCGCAGGACCCCGACTTCGAGGAAAACGAGTTCCTCTACGACGACCTGGATCTGGAGGAGCTCCGTAAGTGCTGCTTCATCGTGGTGTTGTCGCGATACGCAGTATCGCGCTACCGATACGACAAAGTATCACGGCAATGGAAACACAACATGAAGCAGGCTGAATTTCCTGAGGAAACAATCCTGACGTTGGAAACGGTCACCCAAGTTACAACATTTGTTTATTTCCCACACTATGGCACACATTGTTTTCCCTTAAGCCGGTCCTTAAAGAACCATGGAGTATCGGAAGTATCGATACTGTGTCGAGACATCACTACTTGTGTGTTTATTCCTGAATATTGCATTTGTACTGCATATCTTAGACAGCATGTGGGGTATGTATAGCCTCAAATGGATGATAGCTTGGTTATTTAAAAAGAAAACTGTGCATAGATCAGCTTTGATATTGgtgattgtggcttctatcaatgtaattgtctgcatagcTTGGTTATTACAATGCTGTAAATTCTATCATTTCTGTTCCTGTTGTCTCTGTATAACTGCCCACTTAACTTTTTCCATATGCAACTTTTTGTTTTTATGTagctacctctccctctgtctccccccatCCATCTCTTGTCTCTCTAGCCGGGTCGCTGGTGGCCACGTCCCCGCCGGGCCAATCGCTCCTGGACGACGATCTCTTCCATCAGATCTCCAGCGGCACGCCTACCTCCACCACTTCCTCCTCGCCCATCCCTCCCTCGTCCGCAACTTACACTACGGTGAGGGAACGCCCCCCCGCCCCGCTACTTCTCACTCTACAGCCTCCATTGTATCCCCTACTTGCTCTCCCATTCTTTAGAACCACCCACTCTCATTCTGTAATTaggtcttgtgaatgttgaatGTTCCTGGGTTGGAGTGGGTGCTCAGTGGTCCCTCGCTCTCAGATCAGAGGGGGTTTGGAGCAACGAGGATGAAAGCGAGAGGATTATAATGTTGACGTTTGATTTGAAGTTTGTGTTGAGCCTTAATATGAACAGCACTTGTATGGATTTTGGTACAAAACATAGGGTTTGCATGCGATACAACATGTGTTGCGTTGAATTAGAACAGATGGTCGTGGCTGAGTGCTTATAGGAGGTATttctttgtcccccccccccccaggagaaCTCTGAAGATGACAAGAAAAGGGGACGTTCGACAGACAGTGAAGTCGGTCAGGTGTGATGAATTCCATTGTTAACAGTGCTGTGTATGAGTCACTTGCATTGATTTGGGTCTATGGTCTTAAAAATGTCACAACTTCCCATCTATATATTTTCAGCTGTGCTGCACCAGGAGTGGTTTTGAAGTAATGCCTTTTATAAAATTTCAGTCGCCTATCAAGAACGGCAACCCCTCTTCGtcgttgtcctcctcctcctcttcatcctcctcctcttcatcctctgcCTCCTCGGGAGCCTCCTCATCCTCGCTGGCGACCATCGCCGGGGTTGGCCTGCCGGTCACTGGGGGCAACAGCCTCCTGGGCAACATGGGAGGTCTCCTCTCCAACTCTGGCAGCTACAGAGATGCTACCCAACTGCAGCAGCATTACCATACCCAGCAGGCCAGAAACTCAGTCATCTCCTCCAACGCCCCCTCCAACTCCAACCCTTCGAacaacctcctcctccccagccCCTCCGCTTCCTCACCCGCCAACTCTAGCACAACCCTCCCCCCACTCACGCCCAACACCCAGTTGCATGCTCCGTCAAGGCCGCCACCGTCCTCCAGCTTGGGGCTTGGGTTGGGCTTGGGCCTTGGTAAAGGCGGCATTACGGGGTCACCGGCCGTCAGCCAGATGTCGGGCCTTGGCTTGTCGGGGATGCCGGCATCCCTAAACACCATGGCCGGGCTCCTGGCGGGCTCAACTTCGGCCCCCTACGCCACGGCAGCAGCAGGCTCCGGAACCATCGGAAGCCCCCTAGCAGGGAAAAGCGTCAGCAGTAGCAGCCCTAACTCCGGCACAGTGGGACCGATGAGCGGGAACACTGTCAGCGATAGATCCACGGGCCTGTTGGGCTCTGCGCCCTGTGCAATTGGTGTCAGCGGTGGGATCCTCAGCCTAAGCGGCCTTGGCTCAGGGCAGTTGGCGGTCCAGGGCCCTCCCCTGGTGGCCTCCAGTCCCATAGGAGGCCTGTCCCCTGGAAGCAGCCTGGGAGCCATAGGAAGCATTGGAGGGAACTCTGGTTCAGGCGCGCCAAGCAGCAGCGTGGGCATGGGAGGAGGAAGCACGGCGATCACAAGGCCACCCAGTGGACAGAAGCAGAATGGTAGCACTAGTAAGCTTGAATTACTATCCACTTATATTGTGTTGTTGATTGGTTGTATCCATCCATGCCCTTATTTGGGTATTTTGTTTTGTTCCGTAGTAGTTGTTCAACCCAGCGTTGGGTTGTACAGATAAGGTAGAGCAAACCAAATGTATATCATCTCTATGTATTATCAGAGTTCTGATTCAGTTTGTAAGCCTCCCTCTCAATCTCCTCTGTCCCAGGTTACAGTGCTGTAGTAGCAGACAGCACACCCGATTCCGCCCTCAATAGTGCCAGCCAATTACAAAGCAGCCAACCCTCGTCTTTGACCTCCACCACCAATCAGCCGTGAGTCAAATATAATAAAGAAATGTCCTATAGTGTCTTGGATTGTGACTCTCGCTGTACAATGTGTATGGTCAGAATTAGTCAAACGTAAAAGCACATCAACCAatgtctttcctctctcccaccctcccagTAAAGACAGTGGCCCCAGCCTCTTAGGGCCCATGATTCTTCCCAccagctctccctcgccctcctacAGCGAGAGTAAACTTCCAGGCAGCGGTATGCTCAACGGGCCACTCTCCTACACACAGACCTCTGAAAGCAAGGTGAGGAAAAACACAGGTAGCTTCATGTAGTAATTGCCCTGCCCTGAGCCATTACAGGGAGATCTTCTTGGGACTCAACCTGAAGCCAGATTTCCTGATCTCTCACCTAGTCAGTTTatcttctttcctctctttcaGCCCCAGGAGCCTCTGAGCACTCTAAAGTCTATGGCAGAACGAGCGGCACTGGGCtcaggaatggagggagagatgcttCCTCTGCACCTCACCACAGGTAAGCAACCGACTGGACGTGAAGGCTCAAAATTGGGCCAT encodes the following:
- the LOC109903641 gene encoding CCR4-NOT transcription complex subunit 3 isoform X3; translated protein: MADKRKLQGEIDRCLKKVTEGVEQFEDIWQKLHNAANANQKEKYEADLKKEIKKLQRLRDQIKTWVASNEIKDKRQLVENRKLIETQMERFKIVERETKTKAYSKEGLGLAQKVDPAQREKEEVGNWLTNTIDTLNMQVDQFESEVESLSVQTRKKKGDKEVNRLFATPYGYLLHIFLSSFSPCFLPYYLNLFSSDAVILTLKFISYPVCLSLFSRHAALPNAPKCKKQDRIEELKHFIEKHRYHIRMLETILRMLDNDTLPVDSIRKIKDDVEYYMDSSQDPDFEENEFLYDDLDLEELPTSPSVSPHPSLVSLAGSLVATSPPGQSLLDDDLFHQISSGTPTSTTSSSPIPPSSATYTTENSEDDKKRGRSTDSEVGQSPIKNGNPSSSLSSSSSSSSSSSSSASSGASSSSLATIAGVGLPVTGGNSLLGNMGGLLSNSGSYRDATQLQQHYHTQQARNSVISSNAPSNSNPSNNLLLPSPSASSPANSSTTLPPLTPNTQLHAPSRPPPSSSLGLGLGLGLGKGGITGSPAVSQMSGLGLSGMPASLNTMAGLLAGSTSAPYATAAAGSGTIGSPLAGKSVSSSSPNSGTVGPMSGNTVSDRSTGLLGSAPCAIGVSGGILSLSGLGSGQLAVQGPPLVASSPIGGLSPGSSLGAIGSIGGNSGSGAPSSSVGMGGGSTAITRPPSGQKQNGSTSYSAVVADSTPDSALNSASQLQSSQPSSLTSTTNQPKDSGPSLLGPMILPTSSPSPSYSESKLPGSGMLNGPLSYTQTSESKPQEPLSTLKSMAERAALGSGMEGEMLPLHLTTDIFPSTTLPPGPPSAPQQPSLSEVSIPPSLGVCPLGPVPLSKDQLYQQAMQESAWTHMPHPSDSERIRQYLMRNPCPTLPFHHQVPPPHSDSVEFYQRLSTETLFFIFYYLEGTKAQYLAAKALKKQSWRFHTKYMMWFQRHEEPKTITDEFEQGTYIYFDYEKWGQRKKEGFTFEYRYLEDRDLQ
- the LOC109903641 gene encoding CCR4-NOT transcription complex subunit 3 isoform X8 — protein: MADKRKLQGEIDRCLKKVTEGVEQFEDIWQKLHNAANANQKEKYEADLKKEIKKLQRLRDQIKTWVASNEIKDKRQLVENRKLIETQMERFKIVERETKTKAYSKEGLGLAQKVDPAQREKEEVGNWLTNTIDTLNMQVDQFESEVESLSVQTRKKKGDKEDRIEELKHFIEKHRYHIRMLETILRMLDNDTLPVDSIRKIKDDVEYYMDSSQDPDFEENEFLYDDLDLEELPTSPSVSPHPSLVSLAGSLVATSPPGQSLLDDDLFHQISSGTPTSTTSSSPIPPSSATYTTENSEDDKKRGRSTDSEVGQSPIKNGNPSSSLSSSSSSSSSSSSSASSGASSSSLATIAGVGLPVTGGNSLLGNMGGLLSNSGSYRDATQLQQHYHTQQARNSVISSNAPSNSNPSNNLLLPSPSASSPANSSTTLPPLTPNTQLHAPSRPPPSSSLGLGLGLGLGKGGITGSPAVSQMSGLGLSGMPASLNTMAGLLAGSTSAPYATAAAGSGTIGSPLAGKSVSSSSPNSGTVGPMSGNTVSDRSTGLLGSAPCAIGVSGGILSLSGLGSGQLAVQGPPLVASSPIGGLSPGSSLGAIGSIGGNSGSGAPSSSVGMGGGSTAITRPPSGQKQNGSTSYSAVVADSTPDSALNSASQLQSSQPSSLTSTTNQPKDSGPSLLGPMILPTSSPSPSYSESKLPGSGMLNGPLSYTQTSESKPQEPLSTLKSMAERAALGSGMEGEMLPLHLTTDIFPSTTLPPGPPSAPQQPSLSEVSIPPSLGVCPLGPVPLSKDQLYQQAMQESAWTHMPHPSDSERIRQYLMRNPCPTLPFHHQVPPPHSDSVEFYQRLSTETLFFIFYYLEGTKAQYLAAKALKKQSWRFHTKYMMWFQRHEEPKTITDEFEQGTYIYFDYEKWGQRKKEGFTFEYRYLEDRDLQ
- the LOC109903641 gene encoding CCR4-NOT transcription complex subunit 3 isoform X5, giving the protein MADKRKLQGEIDRCLKKVTEGVEQFEDIWQKLHNAANANQKEKYEADLKKEIKKLQRLRDQIKTWVASNEIKDKRQLVENRKLIETQMERFKIVERETKTKAYSKEGLGLAQKVDPAQREKEEVGNWLTNTIDTLNMQVDQFESEVESLSVQTRKKKGDKEDRIEELKHFIEKHRYHIRMLETILRMLDNDTLPVDSIRKIKDDVEYYMDSSQDPDFEENEFLYDDLDLEELPTSPSVSPHPSLVSLAGSLVATSPPGQSLLDDDLFHQISSGTPTSTTSSSPIPPSSATYTTENSEDDKKRGRSTDSEVGQLCCTRSGFEVMPFIKFQSPIKNGNPSSSLSSSSSSSSSSSSSASSGASSSSLATIAGVGLPVTGGNSLLGNMGGLLSNSGSYRDATQLQQHYHTQQARNSVISSNAPSNSNPSNNLLLPSPSASSPANSSTTLPPLTPNTQLHAPSRPPPSSSLGLGLGLGLGKGGITGSPAVSQMSGLGLSGMPASLNTMAGLLAGSTSAPYATAAAGSGTIGSPLAGKSVSSSSPNSGTVGPMSGNTVSDRSTGLLGSAPCAIGVSGGILSLSGLGSGQLAVQGPPLVASSPIGGLSPGSSLGAIGSIGGNSGSGAPSSSVGMGGGSTAITRPPSGQKQNGSTSYSAVVADSTPDSALNSASQLQSSQPSSLTSTTNQPKDSGPSLLGPMILPTSSPSPSYSESKLPGSGMLNGPLSYTQTSESKPQEPLSTLKSMAERAALGSGMEGEMLPLHLTTDIFPSTTLPPGPPSAPQQPSLSEVSIPPSLGVCPLGPVPLSKDQLYQQAMQESAWTHMPHPSDSERIRQYLMRNPCPTLPFHHQVPPPHSDSVEFYQRLSTETLFFIFYYLEGTKAQYLAAKALKKQSWRFHTKYMMWFQRHEEPKTITDEFEQGTYIYFDYEKWGQRKKEGFTFEYRYLEDRDLQ
- the LOC109903641 gene encoding CCR4-NOT transcription complex subunit 3 isoform X6 — encoded protein: MADKRKLQGEIDRCLKKVTEGVEQFEDIWQKLHNAANANQKEKYEADLKKEIKKLQRLRDQIKTWVASNEIKDKRQLVENRKLIETQMERFKIVERETKTKAYSKEGLGLAQKVDPAQREKEEVGNWLTNTIDTLNMQVDQFESEVESLSVQTRKKKGDKEKQDRIEELKHFIEKHRYHIRMLETILRMLDNDTLPVDSIRKIKDDVEYYMDSSQDPDFEENEFLYDDLDLEELPGSLVATSPPGQSLLDDDLFHQISSGTPTSTTSSSPIPPSSATYTTENSEDDKKRGRSTDSEVGQLCCTRSGFEVMPFIKFQSPIKNGNPSSSLSSSSSSSSSSSSSASSGASSSSLATIAGVGLPVTGGNSLLGNMGGLLSNSGSYRDATQLQQHYHTQQARNSVISSNAPSNSNPSNNLLLPSPSASSPANSSTTLPPLTPNTQLHAPSRPPPSSSLGLGLGLGLGKGGITGSPAVSQMSGLGLSGMPASLNTMAGLLAGSTSAPYATAAAGSGTIGSPLAGKSVSSSSPNSGTVGPMSGNTVSDRSTGLLGSAPCAIGVSGGILSLSGLGSGQLAVQGPPLVASSPIGGLSPGSSLGAIGSIGGNSGSGAPSSSVGMGGGSTAITRPPSGQKQNGSTSYSAVVADSTPDSALNSASQLQSSQPSSLTSTTNQPKDSGPSLLGPMILPTSSPSPSYSESKLPGSGMLNGPLSYTQTSESKPQEPLSTLKSMAERAALGSGMEGEMLPLHLTTDIFPSTTLPPGPPSAPQQPSLSEVSIPPSLGVCPLGPVPLSKDQLYQQAMQESAWTHMPHPSDSERIRQYLMRNPCPTLPFHHQVPPPHSDSVEFYQRLSTETLFFIFYYLEGTKAQYLAAKALKKQSWRFHTKYMMWFQRHEEPKTITDEFEQGTYIYFDYEKWGQRKKEGFTFEYRYLEDRDLQ
- the LOC109903641 gene encoding CCR4-NOT transcription complex subunit 3 isoform X2, which codes for MADKRKLQGEIDRCLKKVTEGVEQFEDIWQKLHNAANANQKEKYEADLKKEIKKLQRLRDQIKTWVASNEIKDKRQLVENRKLIETQMERFKIVERETKTKAYSKEGLGLAQKVDPAQREKEEVGNWLTNTIDTLNMQVDQFESEVESLSVQTRKKKGDKEVNRLFATPYGYLLHIFLSSFSPCFLPYYLNLFSSDAVILTLKFISYPVCLSLFSRHAALPNAPKCKKQDRIEELKHFIEKHRYHIRMLETILRMLDNDTLPVDSIRKIKDDVEYYMDSSQDPDFEENEFLYDDLDLEELPGSLVATSPPGQSLLDDDLFHQISSGTPTSTTSSSPIPPSSATYTTENSEDDKKRGRSTDSEVGQLCCTRSGFEVMPFIKFQSPIKNGNPSSSLSSSSSSSSSSSSSASSGASSSSLATIAGVGLPVTGGNSLLGNMGGLLSNSGSYRDATQLQQHYHTQQARNSVISSNAPSNSNPSNNLLLPSPSASSPANSSTTLPPLTPNTQLHAPSRPPPSSSLGLGLGLGLGKGGITGSPAVSQMSGLGLSGMPASLNTMAGLLAGSTSAPYATAAAGSGTIGSPLAGKSVSSSSPNSGTVGPMSGNTVSDRSTGLLGSAPCAIGVSGGILSLSGLGSGQLAVQGPPLVASSPIGGLSPGSSLGAIGSIGGNSGSGAPSSSVGMGGGSTAITRPPSGQKQNGSTSYSAVVADSTPDSALNSASQLQSSQPSSLTSTTNQPKDSGPSLLGPMILPTSSPSPSYSESKLPGSGMLNGPLSYTQTSESKPQEPLSTLKSMAERAALGSGMEGEMLPLHLTTDIFPSTTLPPGPPSAPQQPSLSEVSIPPSLGVCPLGPVPLSKDQLYQQAMQESAWTHMPHPSDSERIRQYLMRNPCPTLPFHHQVPPPHSDSVEFYQRLSTETLFFIFYYLEGTKAQYLAAKALKKQSWRFHTKYMMWFQRHEEPKTITDEFEQGTYIYFDYEKWGQRKKEGFTFEYRYLEDRDLQ